The proteins below come from a single Novipirellula artificiosorum genomic window:
- a CDS encoding sugar transferase, whose amino-acid sequence MSCSNRTKSTTVECCKASINVESESPRIRRRFFHLKYLFDRVAGWVLLVAFSPLTLLLWMIVKLTSPGPGFYKQERVGLNGETFDIFKLRSMNVDAEKSGKAIWAKKGDPRTTPVGRTLRKLHLDEIPQLFNVARGEMSFVGPRPERPSICETLAEEIDGYYDRTHVKPGITGLSQINLPPDEKIEDVRRKQVLDLCYIGETNVWLELRILIATALRIVGVKGETVMRWMRLCRRDLLVQQGLAQAHPTPHANRKKLPNVPRPSRAAKQVPVAVGVLNEDSPAELNTDSFAPPHHPR is encoded by the coding sequence ATGAGTTGCTCCAATAGAACGAAATCGACAACGGTTGAGTGCTGCAAGGCATCCATCAACGTCGAATCCGAATCGCCAAGGATCCGAAGACGGTTCTTCCATCTTAAGTACCTTTTTGACCGCGTTGCCGGTTGGGTCTTGTTGGTGGCGTTTTCTCCACTGACGCTGTTGCTGTGGATGATCGTGAAATTGACTTCGCCCGGTCCCGGTTTTTACAAGCAAGAACGGGTGGGGTTGAATGGCGAAACATTTGACATTTTCAAACTTCGCTCGATGAACGTCGATGCCGAAAAATCGGGGAAAGCGATTTGGGCGAAAAAGGGGGATCCTCGAACAACGCCCGTTGGCCGCACCCTGCGAAAACTTCACCTCGACGAGATTCCTCAGTTGTTTAACGTCGCTCGCGGTGAAATGTCGTTTGTGGGCCCACGGCCCGAACGACCCTCCATTTGTGAGACGTTGGCCGAGGAAATCGATGGCTACTACGATCGGACCCACGTCAAGCCGGGAATCACCGGTTTGTCGCAAATCAATTTGCCGCCCGACGAAAAAATCGAGGATGTGCGTCGCAAACAAGTCTTGGATCTTTGCTATATCGGCGAAACCAACGTTTGGCTGGAATTACGGATTTTGATCGCCACCGCGCTGCGCATTGTGGGGGTCAAGGGTGAGACGGTGATGCGGTGGATGCGGTTATGCCGCCGAGACCTGCTGGTTCAACAAGGCCTCGCTCAAGCTCACCCGACCCCGCACGCAAACCGCAAAAAGCTCCCGAATGTCCCCCGTCCCTCGCGCGCCGCAAAACAGGTACCGGTCGCAGTCGGTGTGCTCAATGAAGACTCGCCCGCTGAATTGAATACCGATTCGTTTGCGCCCCCGCATCATCCGCGTTAA